In Balneolaceae bacterium, the genomic stretch CGGCCCACGCCCAGATGGAAAGGGAGCGGGCGGACATCCGTCCGCCGGTAGAGGAGATCTTCTGGACGCACGGGCTGGTGGCTACCGGAACCGTGCAGCAGGTGCCCGCCGGCAACATGAACGTGACCATTATGCACTCCTTCGGGGTGCTAAGCAACCGCACGCTGCAGAACTTCTTCGGACTGGATTCCCCGCCCAACGTGCGACTGGGACTCGATTTCGGGCTTACCGACCAGTGGTCGCTGGGCATCGGACGGACCACGTTCGAGAAGGTAGTGGATCTGCGCACCCAGCTGGTCCTCCTGCGGCAGGGTTCCGACGGCGCCCCGCCGCTCAGCCTGAGCCTGAAGGGCGACCTGGGCGTGACCACCGTGGAGAACCGTCGTCCGCTGTCGGACGACCTGAGCGGAACAGCCGCGTTGATGGCCGCACGAAGCTTCGGGGATGCCTTCAGCCTGCAGATCTCCCCGATGGTAAGCTGGTTCGCCTCTCCCCTGCCCGGAAATGACGGCACGCTGGCCGGACTCGGCGTGGGAGCGGAATACCGGCTCAGCGATCGCTACGCCTTCTTCGCCGAATGGCTTCCGGTGGTCGGCGACCGATTCGAGGGGGCGCACAACGCCTTTTCGGTGGGACTGGATATTGAGACCGGGGGACACGTTTTCCAGCTCTTTTTCAGCAATACCCAATGGCATACCGAACAGTACGCCATCTCGCACACCAACACCGATTTCTGGGCGGGCGATTTCCGCTTCGGGTTCAACGTAAACCGCATCTTCCAGTTATAGGGCCGTACCGGGCGAATCCGGTTCCGCGCCCCAGGAAGAGGAGGCTAGATCATGCCGGTCACGTCGCGGGCCACATCGCGGTTGTATTCGAAGGCCAGGTTGCGGTAGTTGATCAGGTCGACGATGGTGCCAATCAGGCAGAGCCCGCCGGTGAGCAGATAGAGAATGCCCATGCCCACGTGGCCGATGATAAAGCGGTGGACGCCGGCCACCCCGAAAAAGCCGATGATGGCGGTAAGCAGCACGATCTGGGGATCCTTGCGCCGCGCCCGGTAGACGCTGCTGAAGCGCCGGGCCTGTTCTTCGTCCATATTTTCCATCATTTTGCCTATGTAGGCTGCCTCGTCGCCTTCCAGCTCGGGCAGATAGTCTATCATTCGCGCCATAACAAGTCTCCGTTGTTGGGTTTATGCTGAATATTCAGGTGTACCAGGTAAGATATCCTTCCCCCCATGATACTTACAGCGGGAATGCCCATGAAGTGCATCTGCAGAGAAGCCGCAAGGTCGCCCCGCATGAGCAGGGCTACCGACCGTCCCAGGCCCTCGCCCGGGCACCAGCTCATCCCCGCCCACTCCAGCAGGCAGAATCCCCCCTCCCTCGCAGTGTAGGGGTCGATGGCGGCCATGAGCAGCAGGCCGGCCGCCAGGGCGCACCATTCAAAATGCCGCCGGAAGAACGATTTCCAGGGACTCTCGGGGTGCGATATGCGGGGTGCGGCGTCCATCATGTGTACGGTTCTACGAAAACGAGAGGAATACGATACATAATAATTGGATGTAATTCCAAAAGGGGGCTTCGTGCATGTTAAAAGATGTAGCCGCCGGAATGGGACTTGGCGCGCTCAGGTTGCAATAACGTGCCGGATACGTCTCGCACGGCCAATCGAAAGACAAATCGAAGAAAATGAATAAGACCTGCCTGCTTGCCGCACTGCTCATGCTGCCCGGCCTGCTCTCCGCCCAGGACAGCACCGCCGCCGTCGGCGACACCCTCGCGACCCACCTGAAAGCCATCGAGGTCGTGGGCGTGCGTTCGGTGATCAGCTCTGCCGACGCCCCCCTTGCCCTGGCCATCGCAAACCGTGACAGGGCTTCCCTGAACCACGGTTCCAGCCTCTCTCTTTCGGGCATCGGGCAGCAGCTGCCCGGTCTCTGGGTGAACAACCGCCGCAACTACGCCCTGGGCGAACGCATGACCATACGCGGACTCGGATGGAGGGCCGCCTTCGGGGTGCGAGGCATACAGGTCATCCTTGACGGAGTGCCCCTCACCGTGGCCGACGGACAGTCGATGATCAACATCGTGGACCCCGCCTTCGTGAGGCGCGCCGAACTCATTCGCGGGCCCGCCTCCTCCTTCTGGGGCAATGCCAGCGGCGGGGTGCTCTACCTCTCAACCGATCCCGGCTATTCGGCCGGCGACGGGCTGCATCTGCGCGCGCTCGGCGGCTCCTACGGCATGGCCCGCACCGAAGCGCAGTACCGTCAGGCGGGCGAGCGGCACGCATTCAGCGCATACGGCTCCTTCCTGGACGATCCCGGCTTCCGCAACTACTCCTCGGCACGCCTCTGGCGCGGGGGACTTACCGGACGTGTGGAGATTTCCGGCGGGGGCACACTGGAGTATTCCGGCGCCATGGTGCACATGCCCTTCGCCGAACATCCCAGCGGACTTTCCAGGCAGCAGGCGAAGGAGGAGCCCCGCACAGCGGTCCCCTCCTTCGTGGAGGCAGGGGCCGGCAAGAGCATGACCCAGGGACAGGCCGGCCTGCGCTACCTGGCCGACACCGGGCTGGGCGATCTAACCCTGTCGGCCTACGGCATCCGCCGCGACCTGCGCAATCCCCTCCCCTTCGCCATTATTACCGTGGACCGCCTGTCCGGGGGACTTCGTGCCGGCCTGGAGCGTGAATACGACGAGATTACCTGGAAAGCAGGGGCCGAGGTCAAGCTCCAGCGTGACGACCGCGTGGAATTCGGAAACGATAGCGGAAGCCGCGGAGGCGTACAGATCGACCAGCTGGAAACCGTCTGGAACCAGGCCCTGTTCGCCTCCGCAGCCTGGGGGCCCGGCGACCTGGCCCTGCTGGGCAGCCTCCGCCTGGACCGCCTCGCCTTCGCCAGCGATGCCCGCGCCTCGGGGGCCGAGGGCGAGCGCAGCTTTCAGGCCCTCAGTCCAGGCGTGGGCGTGCGCTGGGATCTCGGCGCGGCCAGCCTCTTCGCCAATCTCGGCACCAGCTTCGAGGCGCCCACCACCACCGAGCTGGTAAACCGTCCCGGCGGCGGGGAGGGCTTTAATCCCGATATCCGTCCCGAACATACCACATCGGTGGACCTCGGTATGCGGGGCGAGCTGGTGAACAGCCCGCTCTCATGGGAGCTGACCCTCTACCAGATGTGGATTCGCGACCTGCTCTTTCCCTACCAGCTGGCCGCCGACGGACCGGTTTTCTACCGCAACCAGGGCGAAACCCGTCACCGGGGCGTGGAGGCCCGCGTGGAGGCCCGGATCCTCCCCTCCCTCACCCTATCGTCCACCTGGAACCTGACCGACGCCGCCTTCGTCGAGGCCGCCACCCTGGATGGTTTCTCTCTGGCCGGAAAATCGGTGCCTGGCGTGGCCCGGCACCGCCTCAACACCACCCTGCGCTGGCAGGCATCGGGATGGCGCGCCTCCCTCTCACACGAAATGGTGAGCCGGCACCCGGTGGATAATCTCAACACCGCCTGGAACGACCGCTACCAGGTTCTGGACGCCCGGCTTAGTTACCGCAGCAATCCGGGCGCCGGGAGCGGCCTCACCCTGCATCCCTTCCTGGAGGTAAACAACGTGCTGGACCACCGCTACAACGGCTCGGTGGTGGTGAATGCCTTTGGGGGGCGCTACTACGAGCCTGCGGCCGGGCGCAACTGGACCTTCGGGCTCTCCCTCGATTTCTAAATTGCAAACCGTCAATCCCTGCTCACCGACCAGGGGAGCCAGGGGCGTGCGGGTCGGTTCAATTTCCTCCCATGCGCTCAGCGGTGATTTCCTGGCCGTTTTGATATAAAGTCAAGGAGTCGGCCGGCTCGGATTTAGCGCCATAAAATTCGATTTCCGCGGGTACGACCCGGTAGAAGAAGCGGGTCTCGGAGTCGGCAAAGACCCGGTGCTCGGGCTGCCCCGGCAGCTGTACCCTGAGCCCTTCTTCATGAAGCCTGACCTTAAAGATCAGTCCCTGGGGTGTACGGTAGGTACCGGCATAAGACCTGAGACGTTCGCGAGGGACTTCCTCTGTGCGGCGGACTTGCCGCAGCTCATTACGCCGGTCCAGCAAATGGAGCCCCAGATCATTAATGTCGCCCGTCCCGTTACTCAGAATCACGGCCCCGGTCCCGTCTTCCTGGTTGAAACCCGCAAAAGCACGGAATCCTCCCGTACCGCCGCCATGCCAGAAAATGGTATCGGCTTCGGTCGAGATAAACCAGGCCAGGCCCATCTCCTGATGGTGAGACCGGTCGGGTGAGAAATAACTTCGGCGGGTCATCTCGGCAGCTTCTTCCAGGGACCCGGGCCCCGACCCTGAAACCGCTGAAAGGTATGCGGCCATGTCCTTAGTGGATGACCTAAGTCCCCCGGCTCCTGCCAAAACCCCCAAATTCCACGCCTTTACAAGGCGCCCGTAGCTGGTAGGACGAGCCTGGAGAGTAGTGTCAGATGGAGACAGGGAAATTCCGGTCTGCTGCATGCCGATTTGCCGGCTGATCATATCGCGAGCAAGCTCTTCATAACTTCTCCCGGCATGGCGCTCCAGAATATGTCCGAGCAGTCCCATTCCCAGGTTGGAGTAGGCATAGGCGTTTCCAGGCGAATGCTGAAGTGTCGCTCCTTCAAGATAGCGATAGAGCTTGCTCACAGTATAATCTGCATAAGGATCGGCAGGATCGCGCGGTGAGAGATTGGAAGGCAGCCTGGACAGCCCAGAGGTATGGGTGGCCAGATGCTCCAGCCTAATCGGCTGGTCCTGAGTGCCGGGCAGGTCCAGGCTGTCCGGAAGAAACGCTGAAATGGGATCATGCAGGTTCAGTTCTCCCTGGCGGTCCATCTGTGCAAGCAGCAAGGCTGTGAAGGTTTTGGTGACGGACCCAATTTCGTACACGGTGCGCTCGTCAACAGGTTGTTGCTTGGATGGTCCGCGGTGTCCCATGGAATAAAATGTGACCTCTCCCGAACGGTCGAGGTAGGCCATGCTGATGCCAGTGAAATACCCCTCCTGCAGGCGAAGTTCGAGGGTGTCTTCCAGTCCGCTGAAAGGAGCCGGTTGCGAGGCGGCTACCACAGGCAGCAGCAATATCATTATGATGATAGGACATCTGATCAGGCGAGTGAAATTCATGGTCGACTTCTTTTTATAGCTTGATAATTTTCACTAGTATTGCCTTCGAAGTACACGAATTCGAGCTCTTATTGTTATTCTATGGCCTCAGGATCCAAAAAAGTCATCTACGCCGCCCTGGTCGGCAACGGACTCATCGCCATCACCAAATTCACGGCCTCCTTCCTTACCGGGAGCTCGGCCATGCTCACCGAAGGCATCCACTCGGTCGTGGACACCGGCAACCAGGTACTCCTGCTGCTGGGACTCAAGCGGGCTAAAAAGCCGGCCGACGCCACCCACCCCTTCGGCCACGGCAAGGAGATCTACTTCTGGAGCTTTGTGGTGGCCATCACCATTTTTGCCGTGGGGGCCGGCATCTCGATCTACGAGGGGATACACAGCATCATGGATCCCCACATCATTACCAATCCCATGCCCAACTACATCGTGCTGGGACTGGCCATGGTCTTCGAGGCCTTCGCCTGGTTCTTTGCCTGGCGGGAATTCGAGAAACAGCGTCGCGGACGAGGCTACGTGGAGACCATCCGCAAGGAGAAGGATCCGGTCACCTTCGTGGTGCTTTTCGAAGACTCCGCCGCCATGCTGGGCCTGATCGTGGCTTTCCTGGGCATCGCGGCGGCGCAGTGGACCGGTAATCCCGTCTACGACGGAGTGGCCTCGGTGTTCATCGGCGGCATCCTGGCCATCACCGCGGGCTGGCTGGCCTGGGAAACCAAGGGACTGCTTATAGGCGAGAGCGCCGACCCGCGCATCGTGGAAGGCATTCGCGGCATTGCGGGTGAACACAGGGAGGTAAAGACCGTCAACGAAACCCTCACCATGCATATGGGTCCCCAGTTCATCCTGGTTAACCTGAGCCTTGATTTCCACGGGGACCTCGGCGCGGGGGCCATAGAGCAGGCCATCGCAGCCATCACCCGTGAGATCCGTGAACGCTTCCCCCGTGTAAAGCGCGTCTTTATAGAGGCCGAAGATTACAAATCCAAACCCGACTGACATGAAAAGCACCCTCTTCTGTCTGTTGTTGCTCCTGGCCGGTGCGGCGCTCTGCCCCGCCCAGCATAACCTCCGCTCCCACGGAGTGGCCATTGGCGTCATGGAGACCGGCCCGCGCAACGCCATTACCGACGTGCCCGGCGTACGCGTGGGTCACCGAACCCTCGTCCGCGGAGGAGACGTGCGCACCGGCGTTACCGCCATCCTTCCCCATGAGGGCAACCTCTTCCAGCAGAAAGTTCCCGCCGCCATCTATGTGGGCAACGGCTTCGGCAAACTGGCGGGTGTCACACAGGTGCGCGAGCTGGGCACCCTTGAAACACCCGTTGTGCTTACCAATACCCTGAGTGTACCCACGGCGGCTGACGCACTGCTGGATTATACGCTCGGTCTGCCGGGCAACGAAAACGTAGGCTCGGTCAACCCGGTGGTGGGCGAGACCAACGACAGCTACCTTAACGACATCCGCGGCCGCCATGTGGCGAAGGAGGATGTGCTGGAGGCCATTCGCTCGGCCTCCGGCGGGGCCGTCCCGCAGGGTAACGTGGGCGCGGGCACAGGCACCAGCGCCTTTGGATTCAAGGGCGGCATAGGCACCGCTTCGCGCAGGCTGCCCGCCGACCTGGGCGGATGGTCCGTCGGCGTGCTGGTGCAGACCAACTTCGGGGGCGTGCTCTCGGTGGACGGGGTGCCCGTGGGTGAGGAGCTGGGCGAGTACTACCTCAGCGGACGCCTGCAGGACTCCCCGGACGGCTCGTGCATGATCGTGGTCGCCACCGACGCCCCCCTGGGCTCCCGCAACCTGGAGCGGCTGGCCAAACGCGCCATGCTGGGACTGGCGCGCAGCGGGGGCATCGCTTCCAACGGCAGCGGGGACTACGTCATCGCCTTCTCCACAGCCGAATCGGTGCGGGTCCCCTACCGCGGCGAGGGACGCACGCAGCAGGTGGAACGGGTGCGCAACAGCGCCATGTCTCCCCTCTTCATGGCCGTCAACGAGTCCACCGAAGAAGCCATTATCAACTCCCTGTTCCACGCCGAAACCATGGAAGGACGTGACGGGCATACCGTGGAGGCCCTGCCGGTGGTCCGGGTGCTGGAGATCCTTCGCCGTCACGGCCGCCAGGTAGACGACCAGCCGGGGAACCGGCCGTGAGGCTGGCCTCCATACCCCCCGCAGCGTACACCGCGACGGCCTTGCTGTTGATCCTGCTGCCGGCCCTCGCCTCGCTCCTCCAAGCCCAGCACGGGGATGCCGTAATGGCCATGGAGAGCGAAAAAGACGCCGCAGAACCAACGGCGGACCGCGAGCGCGCTCCCGGCCTGCGATGGATACGCGGCGAGCCCCACATGCATGAATTTTCCATCTGGGGCGGCTACGCCTACGACTCGCACAGTCTCATCGGGGAGACCGACGATGTGACGCTGGGCGTGGGCGGGGGACGCTACAACCTCCGCCTGCTTCGATGGCGCCGCCACCTGGTGGAGTACTCCGCCGAGGTGAGCCTGTTCACCCGCTACCGATGGCCCGACGACGGCCGGCAGCGCCAGCTGGGCGGCGTGGGTATCTCCCCCCTCGGCCTGCAGTTAAATTTCATCAGCGACCGCGCGCTGCAACCCTATCTGCGTTCGACCGCCGGACTGATGTTTCTCGAAGCCCCCTTTCCCGACGACCGCGGCACCAGGGTCAACTTCACATTCGGGGTTGGTGGCGGTGCGGAACTCTACCTCTCCGACTTCAGCTCCCTCTCGGTAGGCTACTATTTTTTTCATCTCTCCAACGGTGAGACAGGTTCGGTCAACCCGGGCATCGACTCCAGCCTGTTCATGGGTACGCTTACCCTCTTCTAAAAAAACAGCGCACTCCCACACCTCCGAATGGTTGCGCCTTGTGAACTGTTGCTTGAGAGAAACCCTGACCAAAGCCATCCCGCCATGAAAACCTTCTGGACCATTCTCGTCACCCTAATCGTGCTGGCCGGGGGCTGGCTGCTGTTGGGCATCACCGGCTTCCTGCAGCAGGGCCCCGCCGATA encodes the following:
- a CDS encoding DUF5777 family beta-barrel protein — translated: MRIQTLLLTTILTLLFLPAHAQMERERADIRPPVEEIFWTHGLVATGTVQQVPAGNMNVTIMHSFGVLSNRTLQNFFGLDSPPNVRLGLDFGLTDQWSLGIGRTTFEKVVDLRTQLVLLRQGSDGAPPLSLSLKGDLGVTTVENRRPLSDDLSGTAALMAARSFGDAFSLQISPMVSWFASPLPGNDGTLAGLGVGAEYRLSDRYAFFAEWLPVVGDRFEGAHNAFSVGLDIETGGHVFQLFFSNTQWHTEQYAISHTNTDFWAGDFRFGFNVNRIFQL
- a CDS encoding TM2 domain-containing protein, producing MARMIDYLPELEGDEAAYIGKMMENMDEEQARRFSSVYRARRKDPQIVLLTAIIGFFGVAGVHRFIIGHVGMGILYLLTGGLCLIGTIVDLINYRNLAFEYNRDVARDVTGMI
- a CDS encoding DUF2752 domain-containing protein, with the translated sequence MMDAAPRISHPESPWKSFFRRHFEWCALAAGLLLMAAIDPYTAREGGFCLLEWAGMSWCPGEGLGRSVALLMRGDLAASLQMHFMGIPAVSIMGGRISYLVHLNIQHKPNNGDLLWRE
- a CDS encoding TonB-dependent receptor, with amino-acid sequence MNKTCLLAALLMLPGLLSAQDSTAAVGDTLATHLKAIEVVGVRSVISSADAPLALAIANRDRASLNHGSSLSLSGIGQQLPGLWVNNRRNYALGERMTIRGLGWRAAFGVRGIQVILDGVPLTVADGQSMINIVDPAFVRRAELIRGPASSFWGNASGGVLYLSTDPGYSAGDGLHLRALGGSYGMARTEAQYRQAGERHAFSAYGSFLDDPGFRNYSSARLWRGGLTGRVEISGGGTLEYSGAMVHMPFAEHPSGLSRQQAKEEPRTAVPSFVEAGAGKSMTQGQAGLRYLADTGLGDLTLSAYGIRRDLRNPLPFAIITVDRLSGGLRAGLEREYDEITWKAGAEVKLQRDDRVEFGNDSGSRGGVQIDQLETVWNQALFASAAWGPGDLALLGSLRLDRLAFASDARASGAEGERSFQALSPGVGVRWDLGAASLFANLGTSFEAPTTTELVNRPGGGEGFNPDIRPEHTTSVDLGMRGELVNSPLSWELTLYQMWIRDLLFPYQLAADGPVFYRNQGETRHRGVEARVEARILPSLTLSSTWNLTDAAFVEAATLDGFSLAGKSVPGVARHRLNTTLRWQASGWRASLSHEMVSRHPVDNLNTAWNDRYQVLDARLSYRSNPGAGSGLTLHPFLEVNNVLDHRYNGSVVVNAFGGRYYEPAAGRNWTFGLSLDF
- a CDS encoding serine hydrolase, with translation MNFTRLIRCPIIIMILLLPVVAASQPAPFSGLEDTLELRLQEGYFTGISMAYLDRSGEVTFYSMGHRGPSKQQPVDERTVYEIGSVTKTFTALLLAQMDRQGELNLHDPISAFLPDSLDLPGTQDQPIRLEHLATHTSGLSRLPSNLSPRDPADPYADYTVSKLYRYLEGATLQHSPGNAYAYSNLGMGLLGHILERHAGRSYEELARDMISRQIGMQQTGISLSPSDTTLQARPTSYGRLVKAWNLGVLAGAGGLRSSTKDMAAYLSAVSGSGPGSLEEAAEMTRRSYFSPDRSHHQEMGLAWFISTEADTIFWHGGGTGGFRAFAGFNQEDGTGAVILSNGTGDINDLGLHLLDRRNELRQVRRTEEVPRERLRSYAGTYRTPQGLIFKVRLHEEGLRVQLPGQPEHRVFADSETRFFYRVVPAEIEFYGAKSEPADSLTLYQNGQEITAERMGGN
- a CDS encoding cation diffusion facilitator family transporter → MASGSKKVIYAALVGNGLIAITKFTASFLTGSSAMLTEGIHSVVDTGNQVLLLLGLKRAKKPADATHPFGHGKEIYFWSFVVAITIFAVGAGISIYEGIHSIMDPHIITNPMPNYIVLGLAMVFEAFAWFFAWREFEKQRRGRGYVETIRKEKDPVTFVVLFEDSAAMLGLIVAFLGIAAAQWTGNPVYDGVASVFIGGILAITAGWLAWETKGLLIGESADPRIVEGIRGIAGEHREVKTVNETLTMHMGPQFILVNLSLDFHGDLGAGAIEQAIAAITREIRERFPRVKRVFIEAEDYKSKPD
- a CDS encoding P1 family peptidase; amino-acid sequence: MKSTLFCLLLLLAGAALCPAQHNLRSHGVAIGVMETGPRNAITDVPGVRVGHRTLVRGGDVRTGVTAILPHEGNLFQQKVPAAIYVGNGFGKLAGVTQVRELGTLETPVVLTNTLSVPTAADALLDYTLGLPGNENVGSVNPVVGETNDSYLNDIRGRHVAKEDVLEAIRSASGGAVPQGNVGAGTGTSAFGFKGGIGTASRRLPADLGGWSVGVLVQTNFGGVLSVDGVPVGEELGEYYLSGRLQDSPDGSCMIVVATDAPLGSRNLERLAKRAMLGLARSGGIASNGSGDYVIAFSTAESVRVPYRGEGRTQQVERVRNSAMSPLFMAVNESTEEAIINSLFHAETMEGRDGHTVEALPVVRVLEILRRHGRQVDDQPGNRP
- a CDS encoding acyloxyacyl hydrolase, translated to MRLASIPPAAYTATALLLILLPALASLLQAQHGDAVMAMESEKDAAEPTADRERAPGLRWIRGEPHMHEFSIWGGYAYDSHSLIGETDDVTLGVGGGRYNLRLLRWRRHLVEYSAEVSLFTRYRWPDDGRQRQLGGVGISPLGLQLNFISDRALQPYLRSTAGLMFLEAPFPDDRGTRVNFTFGVGGGAELYLSDFSSLSVGYYFFHLSNGETGSVNPGIDSSLFMGTLTLF